The Bradysia coprophila strain Holo2 chromosome IV, BU_Bcop_v1, whole genome shotgun sequence genome includes a region encoding these proteins:
- the LOC119085914 gene encoding calponin homology domain-containing protein DDB_G0272472-like, translating into MLVARGSQSSYGQNKTKRNFVKENARVKFGKYAAQKGFTSGSYTQHHPSKCNHTLNGQPIHLKKDSEVQLVRIKYQESVRDLVVPTTVNIHPAIWPVKEINRLTAKSQLVTIDEKKSELQRKYDEMKYLEEECEKRKAHLKELDKIKANYNSDDEADDAAEKQQILDRARIEQIEGTAEFRRANQLIVSKKCQLTRAAQIAEKNQIQREVRDYNLFLEKSILDDCAKALQLESENALKRRQSKAELAESLKDRVNQKELSEKMAAEKALEMDKAEVHANAVELAMLEEQEKKQRTEQMFKTREDIENFKALRETLQNKALEEERIMELKAQEHMRKKQEEMKKMAEARRLVQEEKRRKAEELLMIQAKLLETRNQQGESNIKRLEEEKEREFRRKAKEDALKRKLLHKDVQDVRAFQLQEIRRKKEMEKEQERVALKQLKEKIDSEEMEEKRKMERNRVEKEQLQNEIINQIKEKERKKQMEEERAKVDYIKEQERQKEQLTSIQSVLNAKLAEMEEAKMPLEDIREIKRKIKSKLVS; encoded by the coding sequence atgttagtCGCGAGAGGTTCCCAATCTTCATATGGACAAAATAAGACAAAAAGGAATTTTGTCAAAGAAAACGCCAGAGTCAAATTTGGTAAATATGCTGCACAAAAAGGATTTACCTCTGGATCATACACTCAACATCATCCATCAAAATGTAATCATACATTGAATGGACAGCCGATTCACCTGAAAAAAGACAGTGAAGTACAGTTGGTGCGTATCAAATATCAGGAAAGTGTTAGAGATCTGGTAGTGCCAACAACAGTCAACATACATCCGGCCATATGGCCTGTGAAGGAAATTAACCGGCTTACAGCTAAAAGCCAATTGGTTACAATCGACGAAAAGAAATCCGAACTGCAGCGAAAATATgacgaaatgaaatatttggaaGAGGAATGTGAGAAGAGGAAAGCTCATTTAAAGGAATTGGACAAAATTAAAGCGAACTACAATTCGGATGACGAAGCGGACGATGCTgctgaaaaacaacaaattttagaTCGAGCACGTATTGAACAAATTGAAGGAACGGCCGAATTTAGGCGAGCGAACCAATTGATTGTTTCGAAAAAGTGTCAGCTTACTCGGGCCGCCCAAATTGCAGAAAAGAACCAAATTCAACGTGAAGTACGCGATTACAACttgtttttggaaaaatctaTTTTAGATGATTGTGCGAAGGCACTTCAATTGGAATCGGAAAATGCTCTGAAACGGCGCCAATCAAAAGCCGAACTCGCTGAGAGCTTGAAGGATCGGGTCAATCAAAAGGAATTATCAGAAAAGATGGCTGCAGAAAAGGCTCTAGAAATGGATAAAGCTGAGGTTCACGCGAATGCAGTAGAGCTCGCTATGCTGGAAGAGCAAGAGAAAAAGCAGCGAACAGAACAGATGTTCAAAACACGCGAAGACATTGAAAACTTCAAAGCTCTGAGAGAAACGTTACAAAATAAGGCTCTAGAAGAAGAACGCATCATGGAACTGAAGGCTCAGGAACACATGCGTAAAAAACAGgaggaaatgaaaaaaatggcagAAGCAAGACGTTTAGTACAAGAAGAAAAGCGACGGAAAGCCGAAGAATTGCTCATGATACAAGCAAAACTTCTGGAAACTAGAAACCAACAAGGTGAATCAAATATAAAACGtctggaagaagaaaaagaacgAGAATTCCGTCGTAAGGCCAAAGAAGATGCGCTGAAGCGGAAACTATTACACAAAGACGTGCAAGATGTTCGAGCATTTCAGTTGCAAGAAATTCGCAGAAAAAAGGAAATGGAAAAGGAGCAAGAGAGAGTGGCTCTCAAGCAGTTGAAGGAAAAAATAGATTCCGAGGAAATGGaggaaaaaaggaaaatggaaCGGAATCGGGTGGAGAAAGAACAACTACAAAATGAGATTATAAACCAAATTAAGGAAAAGGAACGGAAAAAACAAATGGAAGAAGAAAGAGCCAAAGTCGATTATATCAAAGAACAGGAACGACAGAAAGAACAGTTGACAAGTATACAAAGTGTTCTGAACGCAAAATTAGCAGAAATGGAAGAAGCAAAGATGCCGTTAGAAGACATTCGAGagattaaacgaaaaattaaatcgaaattggTTAGCTAG